In Streptomyces sp. RFCAC02, the following proteins share a genomic window:
- a CDS encoding histidine kinase, whose translation MPRRDEPPAPRMARTILHVALLCYFGITAMNIGDAGLSPLGSAAAFAAMAAVYALQLVHSAPGARRAPLRRTGWTLGLQAALTYLPLVVFDSAWGSMAGFLAGSILLLLPPPWAWPLYGLVGISLLVPGIQWGDPPRTIVYYVQATLLTGLVTYGLTRLTEVVRALHDTREELSRAAVSRERLRFARDLHDLLGYSLSAVALKGELIRRLIPDQPGRAVTEVEDVLVITRQALADVRAVASGYRDLSLEEEVRSARTTLDAAGITVHADVRLGTVSGTVDTALATVLREGVTNVLRHSRATRCGIDAAAVDGVVRLSLTNDGAHGEPSGPSEPDGGSGLGNLTARLRAVGGTLTWRRAPDGTFLLVAEAPVGRAAQRTPGAPGVHTGPAS comes from the coding sequence ATGCCGCGACGCGACGAACCGCCCGCGCCCCGCATGGCCCGGACGATCCTGCACGTCGCGCTGCTGTGCTACTTCGGCATCACGGCCATGAACATCGGGGACGCCGGCCTGTCGCCCCTCGGCTCCGCGGCCGCCTTCGCCGCGATGGCGGCGGTCTACGCGCTGCAACTGGTGCACTCCGCGCCGGGCGCCCGCCGGGCACCGCTGCGCCGCACCGGCTGGACGCTCGGTCTGCAGGCGGCCCTCACGTACCTCCCGCTCGTCGTCTTCGACAGCGCCTGGGGATCGATGGCGGGGTTCCTCGCCGGATCGATCCTGCTGCTCCTGCCGCCCCCGTGGGCATGGCCGCTGTACGGGCTCGTCGGCATCAGCCTGCTCGTGCCGGGGATCCAGTGGGGCGATCCGCCCCGCACCATCGTCTATTACGTCCAGGCGACCCTGCTGACAGGACTGGTCACCTACGGCCTCACCCGGCTCACCGAGGTCGTCCGGGCGCTCCACGACACGCGGGAGGAACTGAGCAGGGCGGCCGTCTCCCGGGAGCGGCTGCGGTTCGCCCGCGACCTGCACGACCTGCTCGGCTACAGCCTCTCCGCCGTGGCGCTCAAGGGGGAGCTGATCCGGCGGCTCATCCCCGACCAGCCGGGGCGCGCCGTGACCGAGGTCGAGGACGTCCTCGTGATCACCCGCCAGGCGCTCGCCGATGTCCGCGCGGTCGCCAGCGGCTACCGGGACCTGTCGCTGGAGGAGGAGGTCCGCTCGGCGCGGACCACCCTGGACGCCGCGGGCATCACCGTGCACGCGGACGTCCGGCTCGGCACCGTGAGCGGCACGGTGGACACGGCGCTCGCGACCGTGCTGCGCGAGGGGGTGACGAACGTGCTGCGGCACAGCCGCGCGACCCGCTGCGGGATCGACGCGGCCGCCGTGGACGGGGTCGTGCGGCTGTCCCTGACCAATGACGGCGCGCACGGCGAGCCGTCCGGCCCGTCCGAGCCGGACGGCGGCAGCGGGCTCGGCAACCTGACCGCCCGGCTGCGGGCCGTCGGCGGCACCCTGACGTGGCGACGCGCTCCGGACGGCACGTTCCTGCTCGTCGCCGAGGCACCGGTCGGCCGGGCGGCACAGCGGACGCCCGGCGCCCCCGGCGTCCACACCGGCCCGGCGTCCTGA
- a CDS encoding ABC transporter ATP-binding protein has product MRGTQDSPDGETDAVRLEAVRKVHGRRNAVTALDTVDVRLAGGSFTAVMGPSGSGKSTFLQCAAGLDRPTSGSVHLDGVELTRLGERRLTRLRRERIGFVFQAFNLLPGLTVSDNVTLPLRLAGRRPDRAAVRAVLDRVGLGDRLRSRPGELSGGQQQRVAIARALVTGPAVVFADEPTGALDTRTAQDVLDLLRDTVRQDGRTVVMVTHDPVAAARADRVLFLTDGRITDELDRPTADAVAGRMARLGRPAADRHITAGGPR; this is encoded by the coding sequence ATGAGAGGCACACAGGACTCCCCGGACGGGGAGACGGACGCCGTACGGCTCGAAGCCGTGCGCAAGGTCCATGGCAGACGGAACGCGGTGACCGCCCTCGACACCGTGGACGTGCGGCTGGCGGGCGGCAGTTTCACCGCGGTGATGGGCCCCTCGGGGTCGGGCAAGAGCACCTTCCTCCAGTGCGCGGCCGGCCTCGACCGGCCGACGTCGGGATCCGTGCACCTCGACGGCGTGGAGCTGACCCGGCTCGGTGAACGCCGCCTGACCCGGCTGCGCCGTGAGCGCATCGGCTTCGTCTTCCAGGCGTTCAACCTCCTGCCCGGACTGACCGTGTCCGACAACGTCACCCTGCCGCTGCGGCTGGCCGGCCGCCGTCCCGACCGGGCCGCGGTCCGGGCCGTGCTCGACCGGGTGGGCCTGGGCGACCGGCTGCGCAGCAGGCCGGGCGAGCTGTCCGGCGGCCAGCAGCAGCGGGTCGCGATCGCGAGGGCGCTGGTCACCGGACCCGCGGTGGTCTTCGCGGACGAGCCCACCGGCGCGCTCGACACCCGGACCGCGCAGGATGTGCTCGACCTGCTGCGCGACACCGTGCGGCAGGACGGCAGGACGGTCGTCATGGTCACGCACGACCCGGTCGCCGCCGCCCGCGCCGACCGCGTGCTGTTCCTGACGGACGGGCGGATCACCGATGAGCTGGACCGGCCCACGGCGGACGCGGTGGCCGGGCGCATGGCGCGTCTCGGCCGTCCGGCGGCCGACCGGCACATCACGGCCGGGGGTCCGCGGTGA
- a CDS encoding ABC transporter permease has protein sequence MRIALGNLRHHATGHIASFIALFLGATVVIGCAGLLETGIRNAAPPQRLAAAPIVVAGDQRYHGTEQELVYPERVRPDAGTAGIVAAVPGVADVVTDVSVAAVLHGGTDVTAHGWSSARLTPYRIAEGEPPSGPDGIVLGEQLAREAGLRPGDRAGLRVNGTPRDYIVSGVASGTGDGGTVFLADAEADRLTGLLPGRAGTFDVAGVFPEPGADIDRVARDVRAAVAEHPVADRPLTVLTGDGRGRAEDPSVIADGGDLVPLAAAFGGLSAMVAVFVVSGTLGLALRQRQRETALLRAIGATPGRIRRMIAGETLVLAVLATALARYPGERFGRWLLGEFADAGVVPDAIAYRAGSLPPVLGSATVLLTALAAALVAASGAARTRPAEALAEASVERRPFSRIRLVTGVLCLAGGALLARGTAGSDGPDAAGVATPAVMVWAAAVGLLGPPLVRTAMALLRGPARRVAGLAGELAVENTRTRLSRVASAVTPIMLATGLALSLVLIHSSEEEGARRASEEQVRADLVVSPGAGGLPSDLVETIGERTDVAAATARLTSTGFLEPATDPAAAPPADEEEAGPQPTELPLWGVTPDGLDRTTSFTAAEGSLADLDGDTIALPTRYAAGLRIGDTVPVRLGDGARVRLTLAATIEARPGYETALVPVSLLLPHTDAGAVREILVRTAAGTDRSDVAAAIEATAGVRADGRETLAAERDGTQTTMANLVLGVVVGYAAIALVNAQVLATAERRRELALLRLVGAGRRQVLRMMTVESTLVAVAGIGLGALVAGATLVPVALSLLDSVLPAGPAWLPAVVAASALLLTAAPTLLASGAALRHRPGAVVATRE, from the coding sequence GTGAGGATCGCCCTCGGCAACCTGCGCCATCACGCGACGGGCCACATCGCGTCGTTCATCGCGCTGTTCCTCGGCGCCACGGTCGTCATCGGCTGCGCGGGGCTGCTGGAGACCGGCATACGGAACGCCGCCCCGCCGCAGCGTCTCGCCGCCGCGCCGATCGTGGTCGCGGGTGACCAGCGGTACCACGGGACCGAGCAGGAGTTGGTGTACCCGGAGCGGGTGCGGCCCGACGCGGGCACGGCCGGCATCGTGGCCGCCGTCCCCGGCGTCGCGGACGTGGTCACGGATGTCTCCGTGGCCGCCGTGCTCCACGGCGGCACGGACGTCACGGCCCACGGCTGGTCGTCCGCGCGGCTCACGCCGTACCGGATCGCGGAGGGCGAGCCGCCCTCGGGGCCGGACGGGATCGTCCTCGGCGAGCAGCTCGCCCGCGAGGCGGGGCTGCGGCCGGGGGACCGGGCCGGACTGCGCGTGAACGGCACCCCGCGGGACTACATCGTGTCGGGCGTCGCCTCCGGAACCGGGGACGGCGGCACCGTCTTCCTGGCCGACGCCGAGGCCGACCGCCTCACCGGCCTGCTCCCGGGGCGTGCCGGCACGTTCGACGTCGCCGGCGTGTTCCCGGAACCCGGCGCCGACATCGACCGGGTGGCCCGGGACGTCCGCGCCGCCGTCGCCGAGCACCCGGTGGCCGACCGTCCCCTCACCGTCCTGACCGGCGACGGGCGGGGCCGGGCCGAGGACCCGTCGGTCATCGCGGACGGGGGCGACCTGGTGCCGCTGGCCGCCGCGTTCGGCGGACTGTCGGCGATGGTCGCCGTCTTCGTGGTGTCGGGCACGCTCGGCCTGGCGCTGCGCCAGCGGCAGCGCGAGACGGCCCTGCTGCGGGCGATCGGCGCCACACCGGGCCGTATCCGCCGCATGATCGCGGGCGAGACCCTGGTCCTCGCGGTGCTCGCGACGGCACTGGCCCGGTACCCGGGGGAGCGGTTCGGGCGGTGGCTGCTCGGCGAGTTCGCCGACGCCGGGGTCGTCCCCGATGCGATCGCCTACCGTGCCGGCTCCCTGCCGCCGGTCCTCGGCAGCGCGACGGTGCTGCTCACGGCGCTGGCGGCGGCCCTGGTCGCGGCGAGCGGCGCCGCGCGGACCCGGCCGGCCGAGGCGCTCGCCGAAGCCAGTGTGGAACGCCGCCCGTTCAGCCGGATCCGGCTGGTCACCGGCGTGCTGTGCCTGGCAGGCGGTGCGCTGCTGGCACGGGGCACCGCCGGTTCCGACGGCCCCGACGCCGCCGGGGTCGCCACTCCCGCGGTCATGGTCTGGGCGGCGGCGGTCGGGCTCCTCGGTCCGCCCCTCGTGCGCACCGCCATGGCCCTGCTGCGCGGCCCGGCACGGCGGGTGGCCGGGCTCGCCGGGGAACTGGCGGTGGAGAACACCCGTACCCGGCTCTCGCGCGTCGCCTCGGCCGTCACACCGATCATGCTCGCCACCGGGCTCGCGCTGAGCCTCGTCCTCATCCACAGCAGCGAGGAGGAGGGCGCACGCCGGGCGTCCGAGGAGCAGGTGCGCGCCGATCTCGTCGTCTCCCCCGGCGCCGGCGGCCTGCCGTCCGACCTCGTCGAGACGATCGGGGAACGGACCGACGTCGCCGCAGCGACCGCGCGGCTCACCAGCACCGGCTTCCTCGAACCCGCCACCGACCCGGCCGCCGCGCCGCCCGCCGACGAGGAGGAGGCGGGTCCGCAGCCGACCGAACTGCCGCTGTGGGGCGTCACACCGGACGGCCTCGACCGCACGACGTCCTTCACGGCGGCCGAGGGCAGCCTCGCCGACCTCGACGGGGACACCATCGCCCTGCCCACGCGGTACGCCGCCGGGCTCCGCATCGGCGACACCGTCCCGGTACGGCTCGGCGACGGCGCCCGGGTCCGGCTCACCCTGGCCGCGACCATCGAGGCACGCCCCGGTTACGAGACGGCCCTCGTGCCCGTGTCCCTCCTGCTCCCCCACACCGACGCGGGCGCGGTCCGGGAGATCCTGGTGCGCACGGCGGCGGGCACCGACCGCTCGGACGTGGCGGCGGCCATCGAGGCCACGGCCGGCGTGCGGGCCGACGGACGGGAGACGCTCGCGGCGGAGCGGGACGGGACCCAGACGACGATGGCGAACCTGGTGCTCGGGGTCGTCGTCGGCTACGCGGCGATCGCCCTGGTGAACGCCCAGGTGCTGGCGACGGCCGAGCGGCGCCGTGAACTCGCCCTGCTCCGGCTCGTCGGCGCCGGACGGCGGCAGGTGCTGCGGATGATGACGGTCGAGTCGACGCTCGTCGCCGTGGCGGGCATCGGACTCGGGGCGCTCGTCGCGGGGGCGACGCTGGTACCGGTGGCGCTGAGCCTGCTCGACTCGGTGCTGCCCGCCGGTCCCGCGTGGCTCCCCGCCGTGGTGGCCGCGTCGGCGCTCCTGCTGACGGCCGCCCCCACGCTCCTCGCCTCCGGCGCGGCGCTGCGGCACCGGCCCGGCGCCGTGGTGGCGACACGGGAGTGA
- a CDS encoding Cmx/CmrA family chloramphenicol efflux MFS transporter translates to MPLFIHALALAVFAQGTSEFMLSGLVPGIADGLSVPVGAAASLTSAYAVGMIAGAPVMAALSARWPRRRALAAFLTVFVAVHVLGAVTTSFPVLFGTRVVAAVANAGFLAVALSVATAVVPPERHGRAMATLLSGVTLSCVAGVPAGALLGEWWGWRSAFWAVAALCLPALALVFRSAPAGAARRDNVRVRRELRALRSRPVRRALVLAALVNGATFATFAYLAVIGTDAAGLPDGAVPGLLAAFGAGAFAGVTVAGRTDGGRLLVVLCALPAGWAALALTGGHAGWLVVLAVVQGGLSFGAGSTLITRVVRAAHEAPSLGGSFATAALNTGAFTGPLLAGALTGATGDYRHAAWISSALSLTALAVTTMGRGRPTS, encoded by the coding sequence TTGCCCCTGTTCATCCATGCCCTGGCCCTCGCCGTCTTCGCGCAGGGCACCTCCGAGTTCATGCTGTCCGGCCTGGTGCCGGGCATCGCCGACGGCCTGTCCGTGCCGGTCGGCGCCGCCGCGAGCCTCACGTCCGCCTACGCCGTCGGCATGATCGCGGGCGCGCCCGTGATGGCCGCGCTGAGTGCCCGGTGGCCGAGGCGGCGGGCGCTTGCGGCGTTCCTGACCGTGTTCGTCGCCGTCCACGTCCTGGGCGCCGTCACCACGAGCTTCCCCGTGCTGTTCGGCACGCGGGTCGTCGCGGCCGTCGCCAACGCCGGTTTCCTCGCGGTCGCCCTGTCCGTCGCCACGGCCGTCGTACCACCGGAGCGGCACGGCAGGGCGATGGCCACGCTGCTGTCCGGCGTGACGCTCTCGTGCGTCGCGGGCGTCCCGGCGGGCGCGCTGCTCGGTGAGTGGTGGGGCTGGCGGTCGGCGTTCTGGGCCGTCGCGGCGCTGTGCCTGCCCGCGCTGGCGCTGGTGTTCAGGTCGGCGCCGGCCGGCGCGGCGCGGCGGGACAACGTACGGGTCCGGCGGGAGCTGCGCGCGCTGCGGTCGCGTCCGGTGCGCCGCGCCCTCGTCCTCGCGGCGCTGGTGAACGGGGCGACGTTCGCGACGTTCGCCTACCTCGCGGTCATCGGCACGGACGCGGCGGGCCTGCCGGACGGCGCGGTGCCGGGGCTGCTGGCGGCGTTCGGCGCGGGGGCGTTCGCGGGCGTCACCGTGGCGGGCCGTACGGACGGCGGCCGGCTGCTCGTCGTGCTGTGCGCGCTGCCGGCCGGCTGGGCGGCACTGGCGCTCACCGGCGGGCACGCGGGATGGCTGGTCGTACTGGCGGTCGTACAGGGCGGCCTGTCGTTCGGCGCGGGCTCGACGCTGATCACGCGCGTGGTGCGGGCGGCACACGAAGCACCGTCGCTGGGCGGCTCGTTCGCGACGGCGGCACTGAACACGGGCGCCTTCACCGGCCCTCTGCTCGCCGGCGCACTCACCGGGGCAACGGGCGACTACCGCCACGCGGCCTGGATCAGCTCGGCACTGTCCCTGACCGCGCTCGCCGTCACGACGATGGGGAGGGGCCGTCCGACCTCGTGA
- a CDS encoding helix-turn-helix transcriptional regulator, with translation MSLSPSSSAQAARAAVARRLRDMRKGAGLTVVELADRCGWHHAKTSRIENARTAPSARDIDAWCRACGHQEDVPDVIAQSLNAESAYTEWRHQVRNGLKALQENWVQFFRDTGTFKVYSSTLIPGLLQTQGYAAALLSGIADFRGVPDDGEEAAAARAERSRVIYERGHRFVLLVEEGVLRHQIGDSSAMAAQLGHLLTAGALPAVALGVVPASTPARRIRPVETFHIYDDRLVSVELVSAQVNITQPSEVALYLKAFDQLRRLAVYGDDARALILAALQAL, from the coding sequence ATGTCCCTCTCCCCGTCGTCATCCGCTCAGGCTGCCCGTGCCGCCGTTGCCCGGCGGCTCCGCGACATGCGCAAGGGCGCCGGGCTGACGGTCGTTGAGCTGGCCGATCGGTGCGGCTGGCATCACGCGAAGACATCCCGGATCGAGAACGCCCGTACGGCGCCGTCCGCTCGGGACATCGACGCCTGGTGCCGCGCCTGCGGCCATCAGGAGGATGTGCCCGACGTCATCGCGCAGTCCCTCAACGCCGAGTCGGCGTACACCGAGTGGCGCCACCAGGTACGGAACGGACTCAAGGCGCTACAGGAGAACTGGGTTCAGTTCTTCCGGGACACCGGGACGTTCAAGGTGTACTCCTCCACGCTCATCCCTGGGCTCCTCCAGACCCAGGGGTACGCCGCCGCCCTGCTGAGTGGCATCGCCGACTTCCGCGGAGTGCCCGACGACGGAGAAGAGGCGGCTGCTGCCCGCGCTGAGCGGTCCCGGGTGATCTACGAGCGGGGGCACCGCTTCGTGCTGCTCGTCGAGGAGGGCGTCTTGCGGCATCAGATCGGGGACTCCTCGGCGATGGCCGCGCAGCTCGGCCACCTCCTCACGGCCGGCGCGTTGCCGGCGGTGGCCCTCGGAGTGGTGCCCGCCAGTACGCCGGCGCGCCGTATCCGCCCGGTGGAGACGTTCCACATCTACGACGACAGGCTCGTGTCCGTCGAGCTGGTGTCAGCGCAGGTGAACATCACGCAGCCCAGCGAGGTCGCGTTGTACCTGAAAGCGTTCGACCAACTGCGGCGGCTCGCGGTGTACGGCGATGACGCGCGGGCGCTGATCCTGGCGGCGCTTCAGGCCCTGTAG
- a CDS encoding DUF6879 family protein, which produces MTSTSPPTFDELIENCRHSAVHLEMRDSYAVDYEDAGFRAWRDGHRLDPDDRASWWRPWLDLMETTVARGVVVRRARIVSEPVSEYIRFEHSFTFTNVAAGEQVRWLPRRRASDIALPGNDFWLFDETWVHWNHFAGDGTWTGEEITDDPAAAKFCAEAFAAVWDRATPHDSYAIH; this is translated from the coding sequence ATGACCTCGACCTCGCCACCCACGTTCGATGAGCTGATCGAGAACTGCCGGCACTCCGCCGTGCACCTGGAGATGCGGGACTCCTACGCCGTCGACTACGAGGACGCCGGGTTCCGCGCCTGGCGGGACGGCCACCGCCTCGACCCGGACGACCGCGCCTCCTGGTGGCGCCCCTGGCTCGACCTCATGGAGACCACCGTCGCGCGCGGCGTCGTCGTCCGCCGAGCCCGGATCGTGTCCGAGCCGGTCAGCGAGTACATCCGGTTCGAGCACAGCTTCACCTTCACCAACGTGGCGGCCGGCGAACAGGTGCGCTGGCTGCCGAGGCGACGAGCCTCGGACATCGCTCTGCCCGGGAACGACTTCTGGCTCTTCGACGAGACGTGGGTCCACTGGAACCACTTCGCGGGCGACGGCACCTGGACCGGCGAGGAGATCACCGACGACCCCGCCGCCGCGAAGTTCTGCGCAGAGGCGTTCGCAGCGGTGTGGGACCGCGCCACCCCGCACGACTCCTACGCAATCCACTGA
- a CDS encoding helix-turn-helix transcriptional regulator gives MSCGLCWHVTGRPVWTGIAVYDVSSPGERLRDVRLSRGFTQQRLAVEAGLSVGVVKKVERGGTARLETYHALARALGVRTSRLLDAGAPHREQRDDGDNLPLLGLRQVIAPPVTADGPLGLTAVTGADEEPDLRRLWRTADGLADTYYRDDYGTVAELLPSLVRSAHSAVRHFEGAAQHGDALRLRARVLQMAGRYLVQVRAYDLAHMALRDAVRDAAAAGDQGGVAAAVYQQGWLLIRQGRLDEAEAVSVVTADASEPRLSRASREALGAWGKLLVHGSSAAARNNRPGEARDMLRLARAAGVALGGGQAVSTATWGRFDWRTVAYQAIENHMVADNPHRALALASRMPPPPKGATFGRRHMLTVAQAHAALRAGDEAMAILLGLSRTSPQWLRHQRLARDVFGTARKRQRVMTRDQRELAALLHAE, from the coding sequence GTGAGTTGCGGCCTATGCTGGCATGTGACTGGTCGGCCGGTTTGGACGGGGATCGCCGTGTATGACGTCAGTTCGCCGGGGGAGAGGCTGCGGGACGTACGTCTCAGTCGTGGATTCACTCAGCAACGTCTCGCCGTGGAAGCAGGCTTGAGCGTCGGTGTGGTGAAGAAGGTCGAACGCGGCGGCACCGCGCGGCTGGAGACCTACCACGCGCTTGCCCGCGCTCTCGGTGTACGGACGTCCCGCCTGCTCGACGCCGGGGCGCCCCATCGTGAACAGCGTGACGACGGTGACAATCTGCCGCTCCTCGGCCTCCGCCAGGTCATCGCGCCCCCGGTGACCGCCGACGGGCCGCTGGGGCTGACCGCCGTGACGGGGGCCGACGAGGAACCGGATCTGCGCCGGTTGTGGCGCACTGCCGACGGCCTGGCCGACACCTATTACCGCGACGACTACGGCACGGTTGCCGAGTTGCTGCCGTCGCTCGTGCGCTCGGCGCATTCGGCGGTACGTCATTTCGAGGGTGCCGCTCAGCACGGGGACGCGTTGCGGCTGCGCGCCCGTGTGCTGCAGATGGCCGGTCGCTACCTGGTGCAGGTCCGCGCGTACGACCTGGCGCACATGGCGCTCAGGGACGCTGTGCGGGACGCGGCTGCGGCGGGCGACCAGGGCGGTGTGGCGGCGGCCGTCTACCAGCAGGGATGGCTGCTGATCCGGCAGGGACGGCTCGATGAGGCCGAGGCGGTGTCGGTGGTGACGGCTGACGCGTCGGAGCCGCGCCTGTCCCGGGCGTCGCGGGAGGCCCTGGGCGCGTGGGGGAAGCTCCTCGTCCACGGTTCGTCGGCCGCCGCGCGGAACAACCGCCCGGGTGAGGCGAGGGACATGCTGCGTCTGGCGCGTGCCGCCGGTGTGGCGCTCGGCGGCGGGCAGGCGGTCAGTACGGCGACCTGGGGCCGCTTCGACTGGCGGACGGTGGCGTACCAGGCCATCGAGAACCACATGGTGGCCGACAACCCGCACCGGGCGCTGGCGCTTGCCTCCCGGATGCCGCCACCGCCCAAGGGCGCGACGTTCGGCCGTCGGCACATGCTCACGGTGGCCCAGGCGCACGCCGCGCTCCGGGCCGGGGACGAGGCCATGGCGATCCTGCTCGGCCTGTCCCGGACATCCCCGCAGTGGCTGCGGCACCAGCGACTCGCGCGGGACGTGTTCGGAACGGCACGGAAGCGGCAGCGGGTCATGACACGCGACCAACGCGAACTGGCGGCACTCCTGCACGCGGAGTAA
- a CDS encoding NAD-dependent epimerase/dehydratase family protein: MRILVLGGGWFLGRCVVEQALARQWDVATFSRGRTGTDVPGVRALRGDRTSEDDLKHLADAGPWDAVVDTSSADFAPRRVLAGARALEPVAGRYVYVSTVNAYAGWPNESLTEESRLLPAPADADDEFGRSESPATYYGMQKAGSERAVVSTFGQGRSVVLRPGVILGPGEYVGRLPWWLRRAERGGTILAPGEPAHSIQPVDVRDVARFALDRAAVPGGGAYNVAAPIGHETMGGFLDACLAVTGRRGELRWAPDRFLIEHGVRQWSELPLWRTAPGTWSVDAGTAHAAGLRCRPLRETVADTWKWLRDGGRPVEHPRWAEHGIAPDRETALLTTLGPT; encoded by the coding sequence ATGAGAATTCTCGTGCTCGGTGGCGGGTGGTTTCTCGGTCGGTGTGTCGTGGAGCAGGCGTTGGCGCGGCAGTGGGATGTTGCGACGTTCAGCCGTGGCCGCACGGGCACCGATGTGCCGGGGGTCCGGGCGCTCCGGGGTGACAGGACGTCGGAGGACGACCTGAAGCATCTGGCTGATGCGGGGCCTTGGGACGCCGTGGTGGACACGAGCAGTGCGGATTTCGCCCCGCGCCGTGTGCTGGCGGGCGCTCGCGCACTGGAACCGGTCGCCGGGCGCTATGTGTACGTGTCGACGGTCAACGCCTACGCGGGCTGGCCGAACGAGTCGCTCACCGAGGAGTCACGTCTGCTGCCCGCTCCTGCGGACGCGGACGACGAGTTCGGCCGGTCAGAGTCACCGGCGACGTATTACGGGATGCAGAAGGCCGGTTCCGAGCGGGCGGTGGTCAGCACGTTCGGACAGGGGCGGTCCGTTGTTCTGCGGCCCGGCGTCATCCTCGGTCCGGGCGAGTACGTGGGACGGCTGCCCTGGTGGTTGCGTCGGGCGGAGCGCGGCGGCACAATCCTGGCGCCGGGGGAGCCGGCGCACTCGATCCAGCCGGTGGACGTGCGGGACGTGGCGCGGTTCGCCCTCGACCGGGCGGCCGTCCCGGGTGGTGGGGCGTACAACGTGGCCGCGCCGATCGGGCACGAGACGATGGGCGGGTTCCTGGACGCCTGTCTCGCGGTCACCGGCAGACGTGGCGAACTGCGCTGGGCACCGGACCGGTTCCTCATCGAACACGGTGTGCGGCAGTGGTCCGAACTGCCGCTCTGGCGCACCGCACCCGGGACCTGGTCGGTGGATGCCGGGACCGCGCACGCCGCCGGACTGCGGTGCCGCCCGCTGCGGGAGACCGTCGCGGACACCTGGAAGTGGCTGCGCGACGGCGGACGCCCCGTGGAACACCCCCGATGGGCCGAGCACGGCATCGCCCCCGACAGGGAGACCGCCCTCCTCACCACGCTCGGCCCCACCTGA
- a CDS encoding DUF4383 domain-containing protein, which translates to MTAPPGVDPRSQPRLPGGPRTLFRGASLNGKAPPDRRLNLVYRIGSGLMGLALIVFGIFGLFSDIGFFDTGDNNVWGLNSNGALSVLSVVVGLILVLGMLKGGQTASNLNLLFGVLFLLSGFFNLAVMETGWNFLDFRMQNVILSFAIGLVLLTFGMYGRVSGQLPHDNPYWRARHPEADREDERRRRLREMRSPELSRCVRDRARDRAVHGTPAGSAHR; encoded by the coding sequence ATGACCGCTCCCCCGGGCGTCGACCCCCGGTCCCAGCCGCGGCTGCCGGGCGGGCCGCGCACCCTGTTCCGCGGTGCGTCGCTGAACGGGAAGGCGCCGCCCGACCGGCGGCTGAACCTCGTCTACCGCATCGGTTCGGGCCTGATGGGGCTCGCGCTGATCGTGTTCGGGATCTTCGGGCTGTTCTCCGACATCGGGTTCTTCGACACGGGCGACAACAATGTGTGGGGCCTGAACAGCAACGGCGCGCTCAGCGTCCTGTCGGTCGTCGTCGGCCTGATCCTCGTCCTCGGCATGCTGAAGGGCGGGCAGACCGCGTCCAATCTGAACCTGCTGTTCGGGGTGCTGTTCCTGCTGAGCGGCTTCTTCAACCTCGCGGTCATGGAGACCGGCTGGAACTTCCTCGACTTCCGCATGCAGAACGTCATCCTCAGTTTCGCGATCGGCCTGGTGCTGCTGACGTTCGGCATGTACGGGCGGGTCAGCGGCCAGTTGCCGCACGACAATCCGTACTGGCGCGCCCGGCACCCCGAGGCCGACCGGGAGGACGAGCGGCGCCGGCGGCTGCGGGAGATGCGTTCCCCGGAACTCAGCCGCTGTGTGCGGGACCGGGCGCGCGATCGAGCCGTCCACGGAACGCCCGCAGGATCTGCTCACCGCTGA